The following are encoded together in the Paludisphaera mucosa genome:
- a CDS encoding aldo/keto reductase: protein MTQGTRREPPLHKLGGLDVHAPGLGCMGMSEFYDPRSQDDAESIRVIHRFLDAGGDFLDTADMYGSGRNEVLVGKAIADRRDRVVLATKFGNVRGPNGEFLGVRGDAAYVKECCDASLGRLGVDHIDLYYQHRVDTKVPIEETVGAMAELVQAGKVRHLGLSEAATETIKRAAAVHPIAALQTEYSLWSREPELEILPTVRALGIGFVAYSPLGRGFLTGRFKAPDDLAADDFRRNSPRFQGENFQKNLDLVRVIEDLAASRGCTPSQIALAWVLAQGDDVVPIPGTKRMGYLEDNLGAVDVALTADELRKIDELLPAGSASGDRYPAHSMQAVNK, encoded by the coding sequence ATGACGCAGGGAACTCGCCGAGAACCGCCGCTCCACAAGCTGGGCGGGCTGGACGTGCACGCCCCGGGGCTGGGCTGCATGGGGATGAGCGAATTCTACGACCCCCGGAGCCAGGACGACGCCGAGTCGATCCGGGTGATCCATCGGTTCCTGGACGCGGGCGGCGATTTCCTGGACACGGCCGACATGTACGGCTCGGGGCGGAACGAGGTCCTCGTCGGCAAGGCGATCGCCGACCGTCGCGACCGGGTCGTGCTGGCGACGAAGTTCGGCAACGTCCGCGGCCCCAACGGCGAGTTCCTGGGCGTCCGCGGCGACGCGGCCTACGTCAAGGAATGCTGCGACGCCTCGCTCGGGCGGCTGGGGGTCGACCACATCGACCTCTACTACCAGCACCGGGTCGACACCAAGGTCCCCATCGAGGAGACCGTGGGGGCGATGGCCGAGCTGGTGCAGGCCGGCAAGGTGCGCCACCTCGGCCTCTCGGAGGCCGCCACCGAGACCATCAAGCGGGCGGCGGCCGTGCACCCGATCGCGGCCTTGCAGACCGAGTACTCGCTCTGGAGCCGCGAGCCCGAGCTGGAGATCCTCCCCACCGTCCGGGCCCTGGGGATCGGCTTCGTCGCCTACAGCCCGCTCGGCCGCGGCTTCCTGACCGGCCGGTTCAAGGCGCCCGACGACCTCGCCGCCGACGACTTCCGGCGCAACTCGCCCCGGTTCCAGGGCGAGAACTTCCAGAAGAACCTGGACCTCGTGAGGGTCATCGAGGACCTGGCGGCCTCACGGGGCTGCACGCCCAGCCAGATCGCCCTGGCCTGGGTCCTGGCCCAGGGGGACGACGTCGTGCCGATCCCGGGGACCAAGCGGATGGGCTACCTCGAAGACAACCTCGGCGCGGTGGACGTCGCCCTCACGGCCGACGAGCTGAGGAAGATCGACGAGCTGCTCCCCGCGGGGTCGGCCTCCGGCGACCGCTATCCCGCCCACTCGATGCAGGCGGTCAACAAGTAG
- a CDS encoding MFS transporter, with translation MKTRGRWRLSVMMALLYAVQGAFWPLLGVHLGELGVDGRGRGLIFASQALAATLLPLGAGQLVDRLMPTQTFLVLAYSAGTLLLAALASGWIAGGIPLFLVFLLYFSIIMPTHSLSSSLAMRNLDDPRREFASVRLWGTVGWMAVGWLVSGLMLVLNNGRTAAAGGMYEVFWMAAALSLVMAVYCGTLPNTPPLAGDTTGRANLRKGIELLREKDVRVFLITTFGVFLTIPLAYQVVPGYLAARGMPRPWISTAVSINQVPEVAALALMPWLLGRLGYKGTMALGLGAWFLRYLILATQPPLWLAVGVGVLQGVGIACFSIGGQVFLDGRAPTTHRASVQAVFLIVSTGLPSFLGSLAAGEWVRRTDLGADVWVFLVPCILDGALLVYFLRGFRSQASTTGRPGAAGLMAEADPPQRLHTRQGVVACVGNLMTESADG, from the coding sequence ATGAAGACGCGCGGGCGCTGGCGGCTGTCGGTGATGATGGCCCTCTTGTACGCCGTCCAGGGGGCCTTCTGGCCGCTCCTGGGGGTCCACCTCGGGGAACTCGGGGTCGACGGCCGGGGGCGCGGGCTGATCTTCGCGTCGCAGGCCCTCGCCGCGACCCTGCTGCCGCTGGGCGCGGGCCAGCTCGTGGACCGGCTGATGCCGACCCAGACGTTCCTCGTGCTCGCCTATTCGGCCGGCACGCTGCTGCTGGCGGCGCTGGCGTCGGGCTGGATCGCCGGGGGGATCCCGCTCTTCCTGGTGTTCCTGCTCTACTTCTCGATCATCATGCCCACGCACAGCCTGAGCAGCTCGCTGGCGATGCGCAACCTGGACGACCCCCGCCGCGAGTTCGCCTCGGTGCGGCTCTGGGGGACGGTCGGCTGGATGGCCGTCGGCTGGCTGGTCTCCGGCCTGATGCTCGTCCTGAACAACGGTCGGACGGCGGCCGCGGGGGGGATGTACGAGGTCTTCTGGATGGCCGCGGCGCTCTCGCTGGTGATGGCCGTCTACTGCGGGACGCTCCCCAACACGCCCCCGCTGGCCGGCGACACCACGGGCCGGGCGAACCTCCGCAAGGGGATCGAACTTCTGCGCGAGAAGGACGTTCGGGTCTTCCTGATCACCACCTTCGGCGTCTTTTTGACGATCCCCCTGGCTTACCAGGTCGTACCGGGTTACCTCGCCGCGCGAGGCATGCCGAGGCCCTGGATCTCGACGGCCGTGTCGATCAACCAGGTCCCCGAGGTCGCCGCCCTGGCCTTGATGCCCTGGCTCCTGGGGCGACTCGGCTATAAAGGGACGATGGCCCTGGGTTTGGGCGCGTGGTTCCTGCGATATTTGATCCTGGCGACCCAGCCGCCGCTCTGGCTGGCGGTGGGCGTGGGGGTCTTGCAGGGCGTCGGGATCGCCTGTTTTTCGATCGGCGGCCAGGTGTTTTTGGACGGCCGGGCCCCCACGACGCATCGTGCGAGCGTGCAGGCGGTTTTCCTGATCGTCTCGACGGGCCTGCCCTCGTTCCTGGGGAGCCTCGCGGCCGGCGAATGGGTGCGGCGGACCGACCTGGGGGCGGACGTCTGGGTCTTCCTCGTCCCTTGCATCCTCGATGGGGCGCTGCTAGTGTATTTCTTGAGGGGATTCCGATCGCAAGCCTCCACGACAGGCCGTCCCGGCGCGGCGGGCCTCATGGCCGAAGCCGACCCTCCTCAACGACTTCACACCAGGCAAGGCGTGGTAGCGTGCGTCGGGAACTTGATGACGGAGTCGGCCGATGGGTGA
- a CDS encoding suppressor of fused domain protein, which produces MVDDSDAAWNLWWDDRIAALEGILGKSDENVGHAMIPFHLGGAADVVYFRTHLPGVVAVTCELVGCDEQIASRFGSYELMICHRDDVAWGPNIISRLARYTTEVELNPGETMDIGSAVPDGSTIAAFLFCDYARFKVRECEAGLLLCLGITKDEVQACRTGRREAVESALKSAGVFPFTDLFRQSVLPPMQS; this is translated from the coding sequence ATGGTCGACGATTCGGATGCTGCCTGGAATTTGTGGTGGGACGACCGAATAGCCGCTCTCGAGGGCATTCTCGGGAAGTCCGACGAGAACGTCGGCCACGCAATGATCCCATTCCACCTGGGCGGGGCGGCGGACGTCGTCTACTTCCGCACGCACCTTCCCGGCGTCGTTGCTGTGACCTGTGAGTTGGTCGGTTGCGACGAACAAATCGCGAGCCGGTTCGGCAGCTACGAACTGATGATCTGCCACCGCGACGACGTCGCCTGGGGGCCGAACATCATCAGTCGCCTGGCTCGATACACCACCGAGGTGGAATTGAATCCTGGCGAAACCATGGATATTGGATCAGCTGTCCCCGACGGCTCAACCATCGCCGCATTCCTGTTCTGTGATTACGCTCGTTTCAAAGTCCGGGAATGCGAGGCTGGCCTGTTATTGTGCTTGGGTATCACGAAGGACGAAGTCCAAGCTTGCCGCACTGGGCGGCGTGAAGCGGTGGAATCGGCACTCAAGTCGGCGGGGGTGTTCCCATTCACCGACTTGTTTCGACAGTCGGTCCTGCCGCCGATGCAGTCATGA
- a CDS encoding IS5 family transposase: MDDELWRRIEAILSEDAPPTPKVHGGRPRINWRAAIDGIIFRLRTGCRWNKLPERFGDDSSIHRWFQRWCRNGVFERIWAVLVEACDELGAVSWKWQAADGRLGKARFGGEETGPNPTDRAKPGTKQSLLVEADGGPLAAVIAGANVPDFKLLAETLEAVVVERPDPGEVEQHVCLDAGYDNEPSREVVERHKYIGHIRPARPGPRPGRRPGRRKARRWVVERTLAWLSKCRALLVRYDKHDENYLGLIQLD, translated from the coding sequence ATCGACGACGAACTCTGGCGCCGCATCGAAGCGATCCTCTCGGAAGATGCTCCGCCCACGCCGAAAGTTCATGGCGGACGCCCGCGAATCAATTGGCGAGCCGCCATTGACGGGATTATCTTCCGCCTCCGCACCGGATGCCGGTGGAATAAGCTCCCCGAGCGGTTTGGCGATGACAGTTCGATCCACCGCTGGTTCCAACGATGGTGCCGCAATGGCGTCTTTGAGCGCATCTGGGCCGTGCTCGTCGAGGCGTGCGACGAATTGGGCGCTGTGAGCTGGAAATGGCAAGCAGCGGACGGGCGGCTGGGCAAGGCCCGGTTCGGGGGGGAAGAGACGGGCCCGAACCCGACCGACCGGGCCAAGCCGGGGACGAAGCAGAGCCTGCTGGTCGAGGCCGACGGCGGCCCGCTAGCGGCCGTGATCGCCGGGGCAAACGTGCCGGATTTCAAGCTACTCGCCGAGACGCTCGAGGCGGTAGTCGTCGAGCGACCCGACCCGGGCGAAGTCGAGCAGCACGTGTGCCTGGACGCCGGCTACGACAACGAGCCGAGTCGTGAGGTCGTCGAGCGGCACAAGTACATCGGTCACATCCGTCCAGCCCGCCCGGGTCCCCGTCCGGGTCGGCGTCCCGGTCGCCGCAAGGCCCGGCGCTGGGTGGTGGAGAGGACGCTAGCGTGGCTGTCGAAGTGCCGGGCGTTGCTGGTCCGCTACGACAAACACGACGAGAACTACCTGGGGCTGATCCAACTGGACTGA
- a CDS encoding NADPH-dependent FMN reductase — MRILAISGSLRARSSNTAALQAAARLAPRGVEVALFEGLAGLPHFNPDVDEAGPPPTVIEWRRRVEASDGLLISSPEYARGVAGALKNALDWLVSDPEFYEKPVAVINASQRSTHADAGLRLTLTTMSGRLIEPASITLPLLGRNLDAEGILADPALSAPLGDAMRAFASAIDAVRSTHRSG, encoded by the coding sequence ATGCGCATCCTGGCGATCTCGGGGAGCCTCCGCGCGAGGTCTTCCAACACGGCGGCCTTGCAGGCGGCGGCGCGGTTGGCCCCGCGGGGCGTGGAGGTCGCGCTGTTCGAGGGGCTGGCGGGACTGCCCCACTTCAACCCGGACGTCGACGAGGCCGGGCCGCCGCCGACGGTCATCGAATGGCGGCGGCGGGTCGAGGCGTCCGACGGCCTGCTGATTTCCAGCCCCGAGTACGCGCGAGGCGTCGCCGGCGCGCTGAAGAACGCCCTCGACTGGCTCGTGAGCGACCCGGAGTTCTACGAGAAGCCCGTCGCCGTCATCAACGCGTCCCAGCGGTCGACCCACGCCGACGCCGGCCTGCGTCTGACCCTGACGACCATGTCCGGCCGGCTGATCGAGCCGGCCTCGATCACGCTCCCGCTCCTCGGCCGCAACCTCGACGCAGAGGGCATCCTCGCCGACCCCGCGTTATCCGCGCCGCTGGGCGACGCCATGCGCGCGTTCGCGTCCGCGATCGACGCGGTCCGGTCGACGCACCGATCTGGCTGA
- a CDS encoding YheT family hydrolase has protein sequence MRRSTSRHSYTRFMPNPTHLSEAPISAAADALTPRFDPHPWFPGGHAQTIGGRYVGPGRIVLDSTERTIDLPDGDRICVLESTPQGWAPGAPAAVLLHGLASTAEAPYILRMARRLDDLGVRVVRMNLRGAGRGFGLARGFYHAGRTEDVRAVVDRLAERASRSPIAVVGFSLGANLALKLAAEASRPSYDGAPIDGFVAANPPIDLSACCRAMQHRQNRLYDWSFVRWLRTEVRRLHARFPELGPPELDDVRSVYDFDDRYTAPRNGFADAEDYYRRNSAGPLAPEIRMPGLVVHAADDPFIPVSAFEGVAFPPYVRFELLPHGGHLGYIARRPWRGDRRWLETRLAAWLAERWGLNVA, from the coding sequence TTGCGGCGGTCGACCAGCCGACATTCTTATACACGTTTCATGCCCAACCCCACCCATCTCTCCGAGGCACCGATTTCGGCCGCCGCAGACGCCCTCACCCCCCGATTCGACCCGCATCCGTGGTTCCCAGGCGGCCACGCCCAGACGATCGGCGGGCGGTATGTCGGGCCGGGCCGGATCGTTCTGGATTCGACCGAGCGGACGATCGACCTGCCGGACGGCGACCGGATCTGCGTGCTGGAATCGACGCCCCAGGGATGGGCCCCGGGAGCGCCGGCGGCCGTGCTGTTGCACGGGCTGGCGAGCACGGCGGAGGCCCCGTACATCCTGCGGATGGCGAGGCGGCTGGACGACCTGGGGGTCCGCGTCGTCCGGATGAACCTCCGGGGAGCGGGCCGCGGCTTCGGGCTGGCCCGGGGCTTCTACCACGCGGGCCGGACCGAGGACGTCCGCGCGGTCGTCGATCGGCTGGCCGAACGCGCCTCCAGGTCGCCGATCGCGGTCGTGGGCTTCTCGCTGGGGGCGAACCTGGCGCTCAAGCTGGCGGCCGAGGCGTCGCGCCCCTCGTACGACGGGGCCCCGATCGACGGCTTCGTGGCCGCGAACCCGCCGATCGACCTCTCCGCGTGCTGCCGGGCGATGCAGCACCGTCAAAACCGCCTGTACGACTGGAGCTTCGTCCGCTGGCTGCGCACCGAGGTGCGCAGGCTGCACGCCCGCTTCCCCGAACTCGGCCCCCCGGAGCTGGACGACGTTCGATCGGTCTACGACTTCGACGATCGCTACACGGCCCCTCGCAACGGCTTCGCCGACGCCGAGGACTACTACCGCCGCAACAGCGCCGGGCCGCTCGCCCCCGAGATCCGGATGCCCGGCCTGGTCGTCCACGCCGCCGACGACCCGTTCATCCCGGTTTCGGCTTTTGAAGGCGTGGCGTTCCCGCCCTACGTCCGCTTCGAGCTGCTGCCGCACGGCGGCCACCTCGGCTACATCGCCCGCCGCCCCTGGCGCGGCGACCGCCGCTGGCTCGAAACTCGCCTCGCCGCCTGGCTGGCGGAACGTTGGGGGCTGAACGTCGCCTGA
- a CDS encoding B12-binding domain-containing radical SAM protein, translating into MADIVIINPRFEPSYWGMDHLLPFMGKAANLPVACLPLLAALTPEEHTVTLIDENAEEIDFERCAKADLVAMTGMSVQRFRMKEILGELKERGCFVAIGGPWITVQEDYFDDEPADVIFIGEAEETWPQFLKEWKQGLHQYRYEQADKTDMSKVPTPRFDMLDMKKYAFGSIQFSRGCPFQCEFCDIIVTFGRRPRIKTNAQVIAELEAIRKTGLRIAFVVDDNLIGNKKAIKEVLREVIVWQRQNGYPLSLFTEASIDLADDAELMDLMVEANFIATFIGIESPSEDSLRETKKFQNVRSGGTLLEKVHRIQNAGMEVWCGMIMGFDSDDAGIFDRQVEFIQQSRISFSMSGMLSAIPKTPLHARLEAEGRLDPADRSEFGTNVIPLKMSREELLEGYFEVLNRLYEPQAYFDRTDALFLDPNFDYGITSKKRWWKISRRWFLSEMQCAVEGLGLFARLMKNVPEAELRQEYRKRFKRFIKVHRRPGLVLFYVFHMAMHYHTWKMAKAMSSRSQQLVNSF; encoded by the coding sequence ATGGCAGACATCGTCATCATCAATCCCCGGTTCGAGCCTTCTTACTGGGGAATGGACCACCTCCTGCCGTTCATGGGGAAGGCGGCCAACCTGCCGGTCGCCTGCCTGCCGCTGCTGGCGGCGTTGACGCCCGAGGAGCACACGGTCACGCTGATCGACGAGAACGCCGAGGAGATCGACTTCGAGCGCTGCGCGAAGGCCGACCTCGTCGCGATGACGGGGATGAGCGTCCAGCGCTTCCGCATGAAGGAGATCCTGGGCGAGCTGAAGGAGCGGGGCTGTTTCGTGGCGATCGGCGGCCCCTGGATCACGGTCCAGGAGGACTACTTCGACGACGAGCCGGCCGACGTGATCTTCATCGGCGAGGCCGAGGAGACCTGGCCCCAGTTCCTGAAGGAGTGGAAGCAGGGCCTGCACCAGTACCGCTACGAGCAGGCCGACAAGACCGACATGTCGAAGGTGCCGACGCCCCGCTTCGACATGCTCGACATGAAGAAGTACGCCTTCGGCAGCATCCAGTTCTCGCGCGGCTGCCCGTTCCAGTGCGAGTTCTGCGACATCATCGTGACGTTCGGCCGCCGGCCCCGGATCAAGACCAACGCCCAGGTCATCGCCGAGCTGGAGGCGATCCGCAAGACGGGCCTGCGCATCGCGTTCGTCGTCGACGACAACCTCATCGGCAACAAGAAGGCGATCAAGGAGGTCCTCAGGGAGGTCATCGTCTGGCAGCGGCAGAACGGCTACCCCCTCAGCCTGTTCACCGAGGCGTCGATCGACCTGGCCGACGACGCCGAGCTGATGGACCTGATGGTCGAGGCCAACTTCATCGCCACGTTCATCGGCATCGAGAGCCCCAGCGAGGACTCGCTCCGCGAGACCAAGAAGTTCCAGAACGTCCGCTCGGGGGGGACGCTTCTCGAGAAGGTCCACCGCATCCAGAACGCCGGCATGGAGGTCTGGTGCGGCATGATCATGGGCTTCGACAGCGACGACGCCGGCATCTTCGACCGCCAGGTGGAGTTCATCCAGCAGAGCCGGATCTCGTTCTCGATGAGCGGCATGCTCTCGGCCATCCCCAAGACGCCCTTGCACGCGCGGCTGGAGGCCGAAGGGCGGCTCGACCCGGCCGACCGCTCCGAATTCGGCACCAACGTCATCCCGCTGAAGATGTCGCGCGAGGAGCTGCTGGAGGGCTACTTCGAGGTCCTCAACCGGCTGTACGAGCCCCAGGCCTACTTCGACCGGACCGACGCCCTCTTCCTCGACCCCAACTTCGACTACGGGATCACCAGCAAGAAACGCTGGTGGAAGATCTCGCGGCGCTGGTTCCTGTCCGAGATGCAGTGCGCGGTCGAGGGCCTGGGCCTGTTCGCCCGGCTCATGAAGAACGTCCCCGAGGCCGAGCTGCGCCAGGAGTACCGCAAGCGGTTCAAGCGGTTCATCAAGGTCCACCGCCGCCCGGGGCTGGTCCTCTTCTACGTCTTCCACATGGCCATGCACTACCACACCTGGAAGATGGCCAAGGCGATGTCGAGCCGCAGCCAGCAGCTCGTCAACTCGTTCTGA
- a CDS encoding acyl-CoA desaturase, translating to MSTTTTARPFHKRIAWATTLFIGGMHAAALFALLPSLFSWSGLFLCLVLHWLTGGVGICLVYHRLLTHRSFKLYPKWLEYPLTVVGMMASEGGAVGWVADHRRHHAYSDEELDTHSPLRGLFWAHMGWFMFPDETTRHDDAYFKRWAPDLFRDPVHRFLERNFIFVPLALFAALYVGGQYYGGLGLSWLVWGGFVRTLFVWHTTWLVNSASHVWGYRTHATRDQSTNLWWCAALTYGEGWHNNHHAFQTSARHGLDWWEVDPTYWTIRAMQLVGLASDVKLPKVRKNEDGTLIETDVRPAVPPTTAATPASAVVLPVEQESTV from the coding sequence ATGAGCACAACGACGACGGCTCGGCCGTTCCACAAGCGAATCGCCTGGGCGACGACCCTCTTCATCGGCGGCATGCACGCCGCCGCGTTGTTCGCGCTCCTGCCGAGCCTTTTCTCGTGGTCGGGGCTGTTCCTCTGCCTGGTCTTGCACTGGCTCACCGGCGGCGTCGGGATCTGCCTGGTGTATCACCGGCTGCTCACGCACCGCAGCTTCAAGCTCTATCCCAAGTGGCTCGAATATCCGCTGACCGTCGTCGGCATGATGGCCTCCGAGGGTGGGGCGGTCGGCTGGGTGGCCGACCATCGCCGCCACCACGCCTATTCCGATGAGGAGCTGGACACCCACTCGCCGCTCCGGGGCCTTTTCTGGGCCCACATGGGTTGGTTCATGTTCCCGGACGAGACGACCCGGCACGACGACGCCTACTTCAAGCGCTGGGCGCCCGACCTCTTCCGCGACCCGGTCCATCGCTTCCTGGAGAGGAACTTCATCTTCGTCCCCTTGGCCCTCTTCGCCGCCCTCTACGTCGGCGGCCAGTATTACGGCGGCCTGGGGCTGAGCTGGCTGGTGTGGGGCGGCTTCGTGAGGACCCTGTTCGTCTGGCACACGACCTGGCTGGTGAACTCGGCGAGCCACGTCTGGGGCTACCGGACCCACGCGACCCGCGACCAGTCGACGAACCTCTGGTGGTGCGCCGCCTTGACTTACGGCGAAGGCTGGCACAACAACCACCACGCCTTCCAGACGTCCGCCCGCCACGGCCTCGACTGGTGGGAGGTCGACCCGACCTACTGGACCATCAGGGCGATGCAGCTCGTCGGCCTGGCCAGCGACGTCAAGCTCCCCAAGGTCCGCAAGAACGAGGACGGCACCCTCATCGAGACCGACGTCCGCCCGGCCGTGCCGCCGACGACGGCCGCGACCCCGGCCTCCGCCGTGGTCCTGCCCGTCGAGCAAGAATCCACCGTCTGA
- a CDS encoding nuclear transport factor 2 family protein has product MAQEHLERFLGDIAPAFRAGDPDVATKEAESRNVAVLQEVYKALAGGDFEAALATLHDDVELEITGPADMPFRGRWKGRAEVGEALRRNFAMIEDQEPVIRSIEAQGDQVDVVFHEHGRVRETGAPYAVLCAQSFTIRDGKILGVEQYVEDLTPPGPILDA; this is encoded by the coding sequence ATGGCGCAGGAACATCTCGAACGCTTCCTCGGCGACATCGCCCCCGCCTTCCGCGCGGGCGACCCGGACGTCGCGACGAAGGAAGCCGAGTCGCGGAACGTGGCCGTCCTCCAGGAGGTCTACAAGGCCCTGGCGGGCGGCGACTTCGAGGCGGCCCTCGCGACGCTCCACGACGACGTCGAGCTGGAGATAACCGGCCCGGCCGACATGCCGTTCCGCGGCCGCTGGAAGGGCCGGGCCGAGGTCGGCGAGGCCCTGAGGCGGAACTTCGCCATGATCGAAGACCAGGAGCCGGTGATCCGCTCGATCGAGGCCCAGGGGGACCAGGTCGACGTGGTCTTCCACGAACACGGCCGCGTCCGCGAGACCGGGGCGCCCTACGCCGTCCTCTGCGCCCAGTCGTTCACGATCCGCGACGGCAAGATCCTCGGCGTCGAGCAGTACGTCGAGGATCTGACGCCCCCCGGGCCGATCCTCGACGCCTGA
- a CDS encoding glycosyltransferase family 87 protein, producing the protein MPEIDTGAEGRAVGRYKQPVFFWGLWASVVLIAAAFYYPKAADSRSAFVRWQPQVLQFWGGTNIYDRMYFPNPPIMPITLYPLMTLPPVAAAMSWFLIKAALTSITLLICFDAVRVRGKPLPPFFQTAVLLLTLRPILGDLHHGNINLLILFFLAVMFQAWRKGRDGLAGLMLGLAISFKVTPALFLPYFIYKRSWRAVGWTFAGLVLFLLVVPSVVVGPRFNALCLSTWCQRIVTPFLVEGSASPQEANQSMVGVLTRLLTEIQPGTDRYDVQFDLNLAALPPGVVGALVKVVSFGFIGLLAFFCRAKDPDRTSKAYLGEISLVVLTMLFLSERSWKHHFVTLVFPFTFLMSELFSPRTSPRARWGIFSALAASFLLMASTSSEFGGLFAHGKGHEIAQGYGMFMWAGVVLFAAVAWRLRAADSTFAVAGVEATRPPAPAALSAPKLGMSHRNLAAK; encoded by the coding sequence GTGCCTGAGATCGACACCGGAGCCGAGGGCCGCGCCGTCGGACGCTATAAGCAGCCGGTCTTCTTCTGGGGGCTCTGGGCGTCCGTCGTGCTGATCGCGGCCGCCTTCTACTACCCCAAGGCGGCCGACTCGCGGAGCGCCTTCGTGCGCTGGCAGCCCCAGGTGCTCCAGTTCTGGGGCGGGACGAACATCTACGATCGGATGTACTTCCCCAACCCGCCGATCATGCCGATCACGCTCTATCCGCTCATGACGCTGCCGCCGGTCGCCGCGGCGATGAGCTGGTTCTTGATCAAGGCCGCGCTGACGTCGATCACGCTGCTGATCTGCTTCGACGCCGTCCGGGTGCGGGGCAAGCCGCTGCCGCCGTTCTTCCAGACCGCCGTGCTCCTCCTGACGCTGCGGCCGATCCTGGGCGACCTCCACCACGGCAACATCAACCTGCTGATCCTCTTCTTCCTGGCCGTGATGTTCCAGGCCTGGCGGAAGGGGCGCGACGGGCTCGCGGGCCTGATGCTCGGGCTGGCGATCTCGTTCAAGGTGACGCCGGCCCTGTTCCTGCCCTACTTCATCTACAAGCGGTCGTGGCGGGCCGTGGGCTGGACGTTCGCCGGGCTCGTCCTGTTCCTGCTGGTCGTGCCGAGCGTCGTGGTGGGGCCGCGGTTCAACGCGCTCTGCCTCTCGACGTGGTGCCAGCGGATCGTCACGCCGTTCCTCGTCGAGGGGAGCGCCAGCCCGCAGGAGGCCAACCAGTCGATGGTCGGCGTCCTGACCCGCCTGCTGACCGAGATCCAGCCCGGGACCGACCGCTACGACGTCCAGTTCGACCTGAACCTCGCGGCGCTGCCGCCGGGCGTCGTCGGCGCGCTGGTCAAGGTGGTGAGCTTCGGCTTCATCGGGCTGCTGGCCTTCTTCTGCCGGGCCAAGGACCCCGACCGGACGAGCAAGGCGTACCTGGGCGAGATCTCGCTCGTGGTGCTGACGATGCTCTTCCTCTCGGAGCGGAGCTGGAAGCACCACTTCGTCACGCTGGTCTTCCCCTTCACCTTCCTGATGTCCGAGCTGTTCTCGCCCCGGACCTCGCCGCGGGCGCGCTGGGGGATCTTCTCGGCGCTGGCCGCGTCGTTCCTGCTGATGGCGAGCACGTCCAGCGAGTTCGGCGGGCTGTTCGCGCACGGCAAGGGGCACGAGATCGCCCAGGGCTACGGCATGTTCATGTGGGCGGGCGTCGTGCTGTTCGCCGCCGTCGCCTGGAGGCTCCGCGCGGCCGATTCGACGTTCGCCGTGGCGGGCGTCGAGGCGACCCGCCCGCCGGCTCCCGCGGCCCTTTCGGCCCCCAAGCTGGGGATGTCGCACCGGAATCTGGCGGCCAAGTAG
- a CDS encoding Ig-like domain-containing protein has protein sequence MNESRELQRNRRKPALAVDALEDRRVLSAGMGSTFAIVPGTVTTAGQASSVQVSLDSTHFTPGARGRITIGIDVAADPNASVKPIVSAVKGANGRGVSVQHSTYSKSLVKSQGMLSPQSSAVTTTVTVPKAGQAPASYKVDVKGQTTDTGAYLLGFYLPGDSNGDGIVDKTDLSTIASKFGQTSTDSGYAFDSDANRDGKIDAKDLRLAGQNVGAKTIISPVTSVNLDPASDAGISDRITNQRVVTFNGSASPDATVVFTEVNGNSPGATTTVGADGKYSINVQLGDGSNTFKVAATDSFGQTITGSIAAVTYSTNPPTVVNTVPTTKTA, from the coding sequence ATGAACGAGTCTCGGGAACTGCAGCGGAACCGTCGCAAGCCCGCGCTGGCCGTCGACGCGCTCGAGGATCGCCGCGTGCTGAGCGCGGGGATGGGGAGCACGTTCGCCATCGTCCCCGGGACGGTGACGACGGCGGGACAGGCGTCTTCCGTCCAGGTGAGCCTCGACTCGACCCATTTCACGCCCGGGGCGAGGGGGCGGATCACGATCGGGATCGACGTCGCCGCCGACCCGAACGCGTCGGTCAAGCCGATCGTCTCCGCCGTGAAGGGCGCCAACGGCCGGGGCGTCTCGGTCCAGCACTCGACCTACTCCAAGTCGCTCGTCAAGTCGCAGGGCATGCTGAGCCCCCAGAGCTCGGCCGTGACCACGACCGTGACGGTGCCCAAGGCCGGCCAGGCCCCCGCCTCGTACAAGGTGGACGTCAAGGGCCAGACCACCGACACCGGCGCGTACCTGCTGGGCTTCTACCTCCCCGGCGACTCCAACGGCGACGGGATCGTCGACAAGACCGACCTGTCGACGATCGCCTCGAAGTTCGGCCAGACCTCGACCGACAGCGGCTACGCCTTCGACTCCGACGCCAACCGCGACGGCAAGATCGACGCCAAGGACCTGCGGCTGGCCGGCCAGAACGTCGGGGCCAAGACGATCATCAGCCCGGTCACCAGCGTGAACCTCGACCCGGCCAGCGACGCGGGCATCTCCGACCGCATCACCAACCAGCGGGTCGTCACGTTCAACGGGTCCGCCTCGCCCGACGCGACGGTCGTCTTCACCGAGGTGAACGGCAACTCCCCGGGCGCGACAACGACCGTCGGCGCCGACGGCAAGTACAGCATCAACGTCCAGCTCGGCGACGGCTCGAACACCTTCAAGGTGGCGGCCACCGATTCGTTCGGCCAGACCATCACCGGCTCCATCGCCGCGGTGACCTACAGCACCAACCCGCCCACCGTCGTCAACACGGTCCCGACCACCAAGACCGCCTGA